The proteins below are encoded in one region of Sulfitobacter sp. SK012:
- a CDS encoding DUF3553 domain-containing protein has translation MEDLNAILAPGMLIRHPDQPDWGIGQVQSNIGGKVTVNFRDAGKVVIDGFRIGLIPVFDA, from the coding sequence ATGGAGGATCTGAACGCGATTTTGGCTCCCGGAATGTTGATACGCCACCCGGACCAACCCGATTGGGGCATAGGACAGGTGCAAAGCAACATTGGTGGCAAAGTAACGGTCAATTTTCGGGATGCGGGCAAGGTTGTCATTGACGGCTTTCGAATTGGGTTAATTCCGGTCTTTGATGCCTGA
- a CDS encoding GNAT family N-acetyltransferase codes for MTQQGAAEFSVKLAETQAELRLAQRLRYDVFVEELGGSGEMVDHAARLERDRFDPFFDHMILSERASGDVVGVYRLLRWDRAEAAGGFYSEGEYDLSVLKSSGRRVLELGRSCVHADYRGGTALHYLWSGLAQYIADHNIEILFGVASFHGTEIAALAQPLSLLHHRHLAPDQLRVRALDKSFQTMELVDEANLDRKSAMLQVPSLIKAYLRLGGCVGEGAFVDHAFNTTDVCLIMDTAKMNAQKAKIYRSATQVS; via the coding sequence ATGACACAGCAGGGTGCGGCAGAGTTCAGCGTAAAACTTGCCGAAACTCAGGCTGAACTGCGCCTTGCTCAACGGCTTCGCTACGACGTGTTTGTAGAAGAACTCGGTGGCAGTGGTGAGATGGTCGATCATGCCGCACGGTTAGAGCGAGACCGCTTTGACCCGTTTTTCGACCATATGATCCTAAGCGAACGAGCGTCCGGTGACGTAGTAGGCGTGTATCGGTTGCTACGCTGGGACCGTGCTGAGGCGGCGGGCGGGTTTTACTCCGAGGGTGAATATGATCTGAGCGTGCTCAAATCCTCTGGCCGGCGGGTATTGGAGTTGGGCAGGTCGTGTGTGCATGCAGACTACCGTGGCGGCACTGCACTGCATTATCTGTGGAGCGGTCTGGCGCAATATATTGCGGATCACAACATCGAGATACTCTTTGGTGTGGCCAGCTTTCATGGGACGGAGATAGCGGCGCTTGCGCAGCCTTTGTCCTTATTGCACCACCGACATCTTGCGCCAGATCAACTCCGGGTGCGTGCGTTAGATAAATCATTCCAAACCATGGAGTTGGTAGATGAAGCTAATCTGGATCGAAAGAGCGCGATGCTACAGGTACCCAGCCTGATAAAGGCCTATCTGCGCCTCGGAGGTTGCGTTGGCGAAGGCGCTTTTGTGGATCATGCATTTAACACGACGGACGTCTGCCTGATTATGGACACCGCCAAGATGAATGCTCAGAAAGCCAAAATTTATCGCAGCGCGACGCAGGTTTCATGA
- a CDS encoding lysophospholipid acyltransferase family protein: MSITWDSNEAPDLPPITPLGWLRVVLRGLTLAVLVFGGLVVLLLVRLFERPIWGLHRPVTPHITQFVCRGAFRILGLPLIQTGEPMTQRGAVVANHTSWLDIFALNARKRIYFVSKSEVAGWPGIGWLARATGTVFIERNPARARSQTDLFEARLLAGHKLLFFPEGTSTDGLQVLPFKTTLFQALFAPKLRDAIWVQPVSVIYKAPHGLDMRFYGWWGDMSFGAHLLSTLAPARQGSVEVRYGTPLKVADFTDRKALAAACEAAVRIGHHA; the protein is encoded by the coding sequence ATGAGCATCACTTGGGACAGCAACGAAGCACCTGATTTGCCACCGATTACGCCATTGGGCTGGCTTCGAGTTGTCCTGCGGGGGCTAACCCTTGCGGTGCTGGTTTTTGGTGGCTTGGTCGTTTTGTTGCTTGTGCGCTTGTTTGAGCGACCCATTTGGGGGCTTCACCGCCCGGTAACGCCTCATATCACGCAATTTGTGTGCCGGGGCGCGTTTCGGATATTGGGTTTACCTTTGATACAAACCGGAGAACCCATGACGCAGCGTGGCGCAGTGGTGGCGAACCATACAAGCTGGCTGGATATCTTTGCACTTAACGCGCGCAAGCGGATCTATTTCGTATCAAAATCCGAAGTGGCGGGGTGGCCGGGCATCGGATGGTTGGCCCGCGCCACCGGAACGGTATTTATTGAACGGAACCCCGCGCGTGCACGCAGCCAGACCGATCTCTTTGAGGCGCGGTTGCTTGCGGGTCACAAGCTGTTGTTTTTCCCCGAAGGAACCAGCACCGACGGATTGCAGGTTTTGCCCTTCAAAACCACGCTGTTCCAAGCATTATTTGCGCCAAAGCTGCGTGATGCGATCTGGGTGCAACCTGTTTCAGTCATCTATAAAGCGCCGCATGGCTTGGATATGCGGTTTTATGGCTGGTGGGGGGATATGTCGTTTGGGGCGCATTTGCTCAGCACGCTCGCCCCGGCGCGCCAAGGATCTGTAGAGGTGCGCTACGGCACGCCGCTAAAAGTGGCTGATTTCACGGATCGCAAAGCACTTGCGGCGGCGTGTGAGGCGGCGGTTCGCATCGGCCATCACGCTTAG
- a CDS encoding GAF domain-containing protein gives MNKQLQTVFPAQEKVSEACDLVALADFVSSIFAQPGQPIDRRFRALLDRACETFSMDYGYITMTQHRDSPIRFSSRSLPSLREAPRLDRKATLSRQVIKRRDVLAIEDNSMGTFSTMTDQTNRQPKRYLGAPIEFDGRVWGTLEFSSNALSNKAPTPAECSMIRLLCLITSGPLVLLGEDTFA, from the coding sequence ATGAACAAACAGCTGCAAACTGTCTTCCCAGCGCAAGAAAAAGTTTCTGAAGCTTGCGACTTGGTGGCTCTGGCAGATTTCGTATCAAGTATATTCGCGCAACCTGGACAGCCGATAGATCGCCGTTTCCGCGCTCTTTTGGATCGCGCCTGCGAGACATTTTCGATGGATTATGGCTATATTACCATGACCCAACATCGAGACAGCCCAATACGTTTCTCAAGCAGGTCCCTGCCCTCACTGAGGGAAGCACCAAGACTAGACCGCAAAGCAACCTTGAGCCGCCAAGTCATCAAACGGCGCGACGTTCTCGCGATTGAGGACAACAGCATGGGAACTTTCAGCACAATGACCGATCAAACCAATCGGCAGCCCAAACGGTATCTAGGTGCCCCAATTGAGTTTGATGGGCGTGTCTGGGGCACTCTAGAATTTTCCAGCAATGCCTTGTCAAACAAAGCACCGACCCCCGCTGAATGCTCCATGATCCGACTACTATGCCTGATCACCTCAGGACCATTGGTCCTATTGGGTGAGGACACATTTGCCTAA
- a CDS encoding PA14 domain-containing protein, translating to MKFTSTLIALAFAVPAWAEPLTLTPADPQPDAGDLTPGLAVAYAYPKSPKTLEDAADALKKSRPGPAIKGMSYDTPEGELVMTSRKGTKVAASITGFLRFDAAGTFTVDVISNDGVQTFLGGQEIAFYDGVHACEPAGEQEVIVPEAGWYAIETTYFQRKGSACLMMDWNVSGEMGLVPDEAFAHTE from the coding sequence ATGAAATTCACATCGACGCTGATTGCGCTTGCTTTTGCAGTACCGGCTTGGGCTGAGCCACTGACTTTAACGCCAGCGGACCCACAACCTGACGCTGGCGACCTAACCCCGGGGCTGGCCGTCGCATATGCCTATCCCAAAAGCCCAAAAACGTTAGAAGACGCAGCTGATGCGCTGAAAAAATCTCGCCCAGGCCCCGCGATCAAGGGCATGTCATATGACACCCCTGAAGGCGAACTGGTCATGACCTCGCGCAAGGGGACGAAAGTCGCCGCTTCGATCACCGGCTTCCTGCGCTTTGACGCGGCAGGGACATTTACAGTCGATGTGATCAGCAATGACGGCGTGCAGACATTCCTTGGTGGGCAAGAGATCGCCTTTTACGATGGTGTTCATGCGTGCGAACCTGCGGGCGAACAAGAAGTCATCGTCCCGGAAGCGGGCTGGTATGCGATCGAAACCACCTATTTCCAGCGCAAAGGCTCTGCTTGCTTGATGATGGATTGGAACGTTTCAGGAGAGATGGGCTTGGTTCCTGACGAGGCGTTTGCCCACACCGAATAA